In the Ramlibacter tataouinensis TTB310 genome, one interval contains:
- a CDS encoding hybrid sensor histidine kinase/response regulator gives MQDTAAAARPEKASILIVDDLPEKHVVFRSILEELGQHIVSARSGKEALAQILDNEFAVILLDVNMPDIDGLETASLIRQYKRSAQTPIVFITAYVDELQAKRGYALGAVDYIPSPVVPEVLRSKVRVFVELFRMNRQLQWRAAEREALARSEAARAAAEQAIARADYLADASQLLSRSLDMDQTARALLEVSVPMLGRRALLVVAGSDGAVMRSQDHPAGAVGGVDGLEPGLREAVARVLEERRFERWQDGTAGAAVCPLLMGEHSRGVLVLLGRPDEFDSPRLALAKEVVSRASIALENARLYAAVQEADRRKNEFLAMLAHELRNPLAPIRNAVHIMQGADVAPPTMNWARDVISRQADHMARLIDDLLDVSRIVQGKVVVKPEKLSLASLVERSVESSMPKIEGRSQRLAVELPDDPVVLDGDSVRLAQVLSNLINNASKFSPPDTRIALRARYAAGKVTIAVQDQGVGIAPDFLPHIFDLFAQADQSLDRSQGGLGIGLTLVKHLVELHGGRVEARSEGIGRGTEVSVQLPASLAPAQRPAEPVAAAAKPSAGERAAPRVLVVDDLAASAETLMMLLEMEGFEVKTAHEGNSALAVAEAFRPDVVLLDIGLPGMNGFEVAHRLRSLPASRDALLIALTGYGEAESRNRSAEAGFDFHMVKPADVNLLLQLVADPQQARRAKVA, from the coding sequence ATGCAGGACACCGCGGCAGCGGCCCGGCCGGAGAAGGCCAGCATCCTGATCGTGGACGACCTGCCCGAAAAGCATGTCGTCTTCCGCAGCATCCTCGAGGAGCTGGGCCAGCACATCGTCAGCGCCCGCTCGGGCAAGGAGGCGCTCGCCCAGATCCTGGACAACGAGTTCGCCGTGATCCTGCTGGACGTCAACATGCCGGACATCGACGGCCTGGAGACCGCCAGCCTGATCCGCCAGTACAAGCGGTCGGCCCAGACCCCCATCGTCTTCATCACGGCGTATGTGGATGAGCTGCAGGCCAAGCGCGGCTACGCGCTGGGGGCGGTGGACTACATCCCCTCGCCGGTGGTGCCGGAGGTGCTGCGCTCCAAGGTCCGGGTGTTTGTCGAGCTGTTCCGCATGAACCGGCAGCTGCAGTGGCGCGCGGCCGAGCGCGAGGCGCTGGCCCGCTCGGAGGCCGCCCGGGCGGCGGCGGAGCAGGCCATCGCGCGGGCCGACTACCTGGCCGATGCCAGCCAGCTGCTGTCGCGCTCGCTCGACATGGACCAGACGGCGCGGGCGCTGCTGGAGGTGTCGGTTCCCATGCTGGGGCGGCGCGCCTTGCTGGTGGTCGCCGGATCCGATGGCGCCGTCATGCGCTCGCAGGACCATCCGGCCGGTGCCGTCGGCGGCGTGGACGGGCTGGAGCCCGGGCTGCGCGAGGCGGTGGCCCGCGTGCTCGAGGAGCGCCGCTTCGAGCGCTGGCAGGACGGCACGGCCGGCGCCGCCGTGTGCCCGCTGCTCATGGGCGAACACTCGCGCGGCGTGCTGGTGCTGCTGGGCAGGCCCGACGAATTCGACTCGCCGCGCCTGGCCCTGGCCAAGGAGGTGGTCAGCCGCGCCTCGATCGCACTGGAGAACGCGCGGCTGTACGCGGCGGTGCAGGAGGCCGACCGGCGCAAGAACGAGTTCCTGGCCATGCTGGCCCATGAACTGCGCAACCCGCTGGCGCCCATCCGCAACGCCGTGCACATCATGCAGGGCGCCGATGTGGCCCCGCCCACCATGAACTGGGCGCGCGACGTGATCAGCCGCCAGGCCGACCACATGGCGCGCCTGATCGACGACCTGCTGGACGTCTCGCGCATCGTGCAGGGCAAGGTGGTGGTCAAGCCCGAGAAACTCAGCCTGGCTTCGCTGGTGGAGCGGTCCGTCGAGTCCAGCATGCCCAAGATCGAGGGCCGCAGCCAGCGCCTGGCGGTGGAGCTGCCCGACGATCCGGTGGTGCTCGATGGCGATTCCGTGCGTCTGGCGCAGGTGCTGTCCAACCTCATCAACAATGCCTCGAAGTTTTCCCCGCCGGACACGCGGATCGCGCTGCGGGCGCGCTATGCCGCCGGCAAGGTGACGATCGCGGTGCAGGACCAGGGCGTGGGCATCGCGCCGGACTTCCTGCCCCACATCTTCGACCTGTTCGCCCAGGCCGACCAGTCGCTGGACCGCTCGCAGGGCGGGCTGGGCATCGGGCTGACGCTGGTCAAGCACCTGGTCGAGCTCCATGGCGGCCGCGTGGAGGCGCGCAGCGAAGGCATCGGCCGCGGCACCGAGGTGTCGGTGCAACTGCCGGCCAGCCTGGCGCCCGCGCAGCGGCCCGCCGAGCCGGTGGCGGCGGCCGCCAAGCCTTCGGCTGGCGAGCGCGCCGCGCCGCGCGTGCTGGTGGTGGATGACCTGGCAGCGTCGGCCGAGACGCTGATGATGCTGCTGGAGATGGAGGGTTTCGAGGTCAAGACCGCGCACGAGGGCAATTCGGCGCTGGCCGTCGCCGAGGCGTTCCGGCCGGACGTGGTGCTGCTGGACATCGGCCTGCCGGGCATGAACGGGTTCGAGGTGGCGCACCGGCTGCGCAGCCTGCCGGCCTCGCGCGACGCGCTGCTGATCGCGCTCACCGGCTACGGCGAGGCCGAGAGCCGCAACCGGTCGGCCGAGGCCGGCTTCGACTTCCACATGGTCAAGCCGGCCGACGTGAACCTGCTGCTGCAGCTGGTGGCCGATCCCCAGCAGGCCCGGCGCGCCAAGGTGGCCTGA
- a CDS encoding SPFH domain-containing protein gives MEIALVLFVVAVIFVVRSVKVVPQQNAWVVERLGKYHAALAPGLNFLVPFIDKVAYKHSLKEIPLDVPSQVCITRDNTQLQVDGILYFQVTDPMRASYGSSNYLVAVTQLAQTSLRSVIGKLELDKTFEERDVINAQVVAAIDEAALNWGVKVLRYEIKDLTPPEAILRAMQSQITAEREKRALIAASEGRRQEQINIATGEREAFIARSEGEKQAEINQAQGEAAAILSIAEARAEAIRKVAEAIRQPGGEQAVQLEVAEKAVDAFRNVANESQTTLIVPANMSEVSTLIASAMRMVQAGKTG, from the coding sequence ATGGAAATCGCACTCGTCCTGTTCGTCGTGGCCGTCATCTTCGTGGTGCGGTCCGTCAAGGTGGTGCCGCAGCAGAACGCCTGGGTGGTGGAGCGCCTGGGCAAGTACCACGCCGCGCTGGCACCCGGCCTGAACTTCCTGGTGCCCTTCATCGACAAGGTGGCCTACAAGCACAGCCTCAAGGAGATCCCGCTGGACGTGCCCAGCCAGGTGTGCATCACGCGCGACAACACCCAGCTGCAGGTGGACGGCATCCTGTACTTCCAGGTGACCGACCCGATGCGCGCCAGCTACGGCAGCAGCAACTACCTCGTGGCGGTGACGCAGCTGGCCCAGACCTCGTTGCGCAGCGTGATCGGCAAGCTGGAGCTGGACAAAACCTTCGAGGAGCGCGACGTGATCAACGCGCAGGTGGTGGCCGCCATCGACGAGGCGGCGCTGAACTGGGGCGTGAAGGTGCTGCGCTACGAGATCAAGGACCTGACCCCGCCCGAGGCGATCCTGCGCGCGATGCAGTCGCAGATCACGGCCGAGCGCGAGAAGCGCGCCCTGATCGCCGCCTCCGAGGGCCGGCGCCAGGAGCAGATCAACATCGCCACCGGCGAGCGCGAGGCCTTCATCGCCCGCTCCGAGGGCGAGAAGCAGGCCGAGATCAACCAGGCCCAGGGCGAGGCCGCCGCCATCCTGTCGATCGCCGAGGCGCGCGCGGAAGCCATCCGCAAGGTGGCCGAGGCGATCCGCCAGCCGGGTGGCGAGCAGGCAGTGCAGCTGGAGGTGGCGGAGAAAGCAGTGGACGCCTTTCGCAACGTGGCCAACGAGTCGCAGACCACGCTGATCGTGCCGGCCAACATGAGTGAGGTGTCGACACTCATCGCATCGGCGATGCGGATGGTGCAGGCGGGCAAGACCGGCTGA
- a CDS encoding NfeD family protein: MDPSTVWWLLAGAAVAVELVTGTFYLLMLAIGLAAGALAAHAGGALAAQLVAAALVGGGAVAAWHVARGRRPEGPTAAANRDINLDIGETVQVDAWQADGTAAVRYRGATWTALPAGGLPGATGPHRVKEVVGNRLIVEKI; the protein is encoded by the coding sequence ATGGACCCATCGACCGTCTGGTGGCTGCTGGCCGGCGCGGCCGTGGCCGTCGAGCTGGTGACCGGCACGTTCTACCTGCTGATGCTGGCCATCGGCCTGGCCGCCGGCGCGCTGGCGGCGCACGCGGGCGGCGCCCTGGCCGCCCAGCTGGTCGCCGCCGCGCTGGTCGGCGGCGGCGCGGTGGCCGCCTGGCACGTCGCCCGGGGCCGGCGGCCGGAGGGCCCGACCGCCGCCGCCAACCGCGACATCAACCTGGACATCGGCGAGACGGTGCAGGTCGACGCCTGGCAGGCCGACGGCACGGCGGCGGTGCGCTACCGCGGCGCGACCTGGACCGCCCTGCCCGCCGGCGGCCTGCCGGGCGCCACCGGGCCGCACCGGGTGAAAGAGGTGGTGGGCAACCGCCTGATCGTCGAGAAGATCTGA
- a CDS encoding arginine/lysine/ornithine decarboxylase: MKFRFPIVIIDEDYRSENTSGLGIRALAQAIEAEGMEVLGATSYGDLSQFAQQQSRASAFILSIDDEEFSSGPDPDPVVVKLRSFIQEVRRKNADVPIYIYGETKTSRHLPNDILRELHGFIHMYEDTPEFMARHIIREAKSYLEGVQPPFFKALLDYAEDGSYSWHCPGHSGGVAFLKSPIGQMFHQFFGENMLRADVCNAVDELGQLLDHTGPVAASERNAARIFNADHCFFVTNGTSTSNKMVWHHTVAPGDVVVVDRNCHKSILHSIIMTGAIPVFMKPTRNHFGIIGPIPQSEFEPAAIKAKIKANPLLQGVDPDTVKPRVMTLTQSTYDGVLYNTETIKSMLDGYVDTLHFDEAWLPHAAFHPFYGSYHAMGKRRSRPKESLTFATQSTHKLLAGISQASHVLVQDSANRKLDRHLFNEAYLMHTSTSPQYSIIASCDVAAAMMEPPGGTALVEESILEALDFRRAMRKVDQEYGKDWWFKVWGPDKLAEEGIGRADDWVIKGEARTAKWHGFGNLAEGFNMLDPIKSTIVTPGLDLNGKFAKTGIPASIVTRFLAEHGIIVEKTGLYSFFIMFTIGITKGRWNTLLTALQQFKDDYARNQPMWRILPEFCQAYPRYERMGLADLCQHVHELYAKYDIARLTTEMYLSDLTPAMKPSDAFAHIAHRKTERVEIDQLEGRITTSLVTPYPPGIPLLIPGEVFNRKIVDYLKFSREFNAQCPGFETDIHGLVEELGSDGQPRYFADCVKD; the protein is encoded by the coding sequence ATGAAATTCCGCTTCCCCATCGTCATCATCGACGAGGACTACCGTTCCGAGAACACCTCCGGGCTGGGCATCCGCGCCCTGGCCCAGGCGATCGAGGCCGAGGGCATGGAGGTGCTGGGGGCCACCAGCTACGGCGACCTGTCGCAGTTCGCGCAGCAGCAAAGCCGCGCCAGCGCCTTCATCCTGTCGATCGACGACGAGGAGTTCAGCTCCGGCCCGGACCCGGACCCCGTGGTGGTCAAGCTGCGCAGCTTCATCCAGGAGGTGCGCCGCAAGAACGCCGACGTGCCGATCTACATCTACGGCGAGACCAAGACCAGCCGGCACCTGCCCAACGACATCCTGCGCGAGCTGCATGGCTTCATCCACATGTACGAGGACACGCCGGAGTTCATGGCGCGCCACATCATCCGCGAGGCCAAGAGCTACCTGGAGGGCGTGCAGCCCCCGTTCTTCAAGGCGCTGCTGGACTACGCGGAGGACGGCTCCTACTCCTGGCACTGCCCGGGCCACTCCGGCGGGGTGGCCTTCCTCAAGAGCCCGATCGGCCAGATGTTCCACCAGTTCTTCGGCGAGAACATGCTGCGCGCCGACGTGTGCAACGCGGTGGACGAGCTGGGCCAGCTGCTGGACCACACCGGCCCGGTGGCCGCCAGCGAGCGCAACGCGGCGCGCATCTTCAACGCCGACCACTGCTTCTTCGTGACCAACGGCACCTCCACGTCCAACAAGATGGTCTGGCACCACACGGTTGCGCCGGGCGACGTGGTGGTGGTGGACCGCAACTGCCACAAGTCCATCCTGCACTCCATCATCATGACAGGGGCCATCCCCGTGTTCATGAAGCCCACGCGCAACCACTTCGGCATCATCGGCCCGATCCCGCAGAGTGAATTCGAGCCGGCGGCGATCAAGGCCAAGATCAAGGCCAACCCGCTGCTCCAGGGCGTGGACCCGGACACCGTGAAGCCGCGCGTGATGACGCTGACCCAGTCCACCTACGACGGGGTGCTGTACAACACCGAAACCATCAAGAGCATGCTGGACGGCTACGTCGACACGCTGCACTTCGACGAGGCCTGGCTGCCGCACGCGGCCTTCCACCCGTTCTACGGCTCCTACCACGCCATGGGCAAGCGGCGCTCGCGGCCCAAGGAGTCGCTGACCTTCGCCACCCAATCCACACACAAGCTGCTGGCAGGCATCAGCCAGGCCAGCCACGTGCTGGTGCAGGACTCGGCCAACCGCAAGCTGGACAGGCACCTGTTCAACGAGGCCTACCTGATGCACACCTCGACCAGCCCTCAGTACAGCATCATCGCCAGCTGCGACGTGGCGGCCGCCATGATGGAGCCGCCCGGCGGCACGGCCCTGGTGGAGGAGAGCATCCTGGAGGCGCTGGACTTCCGCCGCGCCATGCGCAAGGTCGACCAGGAGTACGGCAAGGACTGGTGGTTCAAGGTCTGGGGCCCGGACAAGCTGGCCGAGGAGGGCATAGGCCGCGCCGACGACTGGGTCATCAAGGGCGAGGCGCGCACCGCCAAGTGGCACGGCTTCGGCAACCTGGCCGAGGGCTTCAACATGCTGGACCCGATCAAGTCCACCATCGTCACGCCCGGCCTGGACCTGAACGGCAAGTTCGCCAAGACCGGCATCCCGGCGTCCATCGTCACCCGGTTTCTGGCCGAGCACGGGATCATCGTGGAGAAGACCGGCCTGTACAGCTTCTTCATCATGTTCACCATCGGCATCACCAAGGGCCGCTGGAACACGCTGCTGACGGCGCTGCAGCAGTTCAAGGACGACTACGCGCGCAACCAGCCGATGTGGCGCATCCTGCCGGAGTTCTGCCAGGCCTACCCGCGCTACGAACGCATGGGACTGGCCGACCTGTGCCAGCACGTGCACGAGCTGTACGCCAAGTACGACATCGCGCGGCTGACCACGGAGATGTACCTGTCGGACCTGACGCCCGCCATGAAGCCCAGCGATGCCTTCGCGCACATCGCCCACCGCAAGACCGAGCGGGTGGAGATCGACCAGCTCGAAGGGCGCATCACGACCAGCCTGGTCACGCCTTATCCGCCGGGCATCCCGCTGCTGATCCCGGGCGAGGTGTTCAACAGGAAGATCGTCGACTACCTCAAGTTCTCGCGCGAGTTCAACGCGCAGTGCCCGGGCTTCGAGACCGACATCCACGGCCTGGTGGAGGAGCTGGGCAGCGACGGCCAGCCGCGCTACTTCGCCGACTGCGTCAAGGATTGA
- the fabI gene encoding enoyl-ACP reductase FabI produces the protein MGFLSGKKLLITGVLSNRSIAYGIAKACHAQGAELAFSYVGERFKDRITEFAADFGSKLVFDCDVGDDAQIARLFTDLSAHWPKFDGFVHAIGYAPREAIAGDFLDGLSREAFRIAHDISAYSFPAMAKAALPLLNDRSALLTLTYLGAIRTVPNYNTMGLAKASLEASVRYLAESLGPQGIRVNGISAGPIKTLAASGIKGFGKILSVVAEASPIRRNVTIEDVGNVAAFLLSDLAGGVSAEITYVDGGFSQVVGGIAEPAGG, from the coding sequence ATGGGTTTTCTGTCTGGCAAGAAATTGTTGATCACGGGCGTGCTGTCCAACCGATCCATCGCCTACGGCATCGCCAAGGCCTGCCACGCGCAGGGCGCGGAGCTGGCCTTCAGCTACGTGGGCGAGCGCTTCAAGGACCGCATCACCGAATTCGCCGCCGATTTCGGCTCCAAGCTGGTGTTCGACTGCGACGTGGGCGACGACGCCCAGATCGCCAGGCTCTTCACCGACCTGTCGGCCCATTGGCCGAAGTTCGACGGTTTCGTGCACGCCATCGGCTACGCGCCGCGCGAGGCCATCGCCGGCGACTTCTTGGACGGGCTGTCGCGCGAGGCGTTCCGCATCGCCCACGACATCAGCGCCTACAGCTTCCCGGCCATGGCCAAGGCGGCCCTGCCCCTGCTGAATGACCGCTCGGCCCTGCTGACGCTGACCTACCTGGGTGCCATCCGCACCGTGCCCAACTACAACACCATGGGCCTGGCCAAGGCCTCGCTGGAGGCGTCGGTGCGCTACCTGGCCGAATCGCTGGGCCCCCAGGGCATCCGGGTCAACGGCATCAGCGCCGGCCCGATCAAGACGCTGGCGGCCAGCGGCATCAAGGGCTTCGGCAAGATCCTGTCGGTGGTGGCCGAGGCCTCGCCGATCCGCCGCAACGTGACCATCGAGGACGTGGGCAACGTGGCGGCCTTCCTGCTGAGCGACCTGGCCGGCGGCGTGAGCGCCGAGATCACTTACGTGGACGGCGGCTTCAGCCAGGTCGTGGGCGGCATCGCCGAGCCCGCCGGCGGTTAG
- a CDS encoding extracellular solute-binding protein: MRGLLFALVGALAPAAWAAHGYAIWGDMKYPADFSHFAYVNPAAPKGGELRLVSNLRVSTFDKYNPFTIKGNAPAYLSGLLFDSLLSGALDEVGAGYGLLAEDVEVAPDGLSATFRLRREARFHNGEPVLAADVKHTFDTLLGPYTSPAYKTALEDLDGLDVVDERTVRFRFKRLNREMPLTVGGFPIFSRQWGMDNGKAKRFDEVVMDIPIGSGPYKIGPVRFGKDITYVRDASYWARDLNVRRGSANFDRITVKIYRDNTARLEALKAGEFDLMRFFSAGDWARRVDGKRFKTGELVKGEFKHRLPAGFQSYVLNTRHPKLRDARVRQALGLAMDYEWMNRQMFYNSYQRVKGLFMNTDCEATGMPGPEELALLEPWRGQIPDAAFGPMVVPPRTDGESTLRDNLLKARDLLRQAGWQVRDGALRNVQGEPLVLEYLDSNESGARVVTPWARNLEKLGIQLVFRPVDFALYQQRLQKFQFEITTLAYPGTHTPGQEYVDLFGSKAADTENSGNLTGVKNPALDDLLARMTGASTRQELVPACRALERVVAHMHLMVPQWTAGTHRIAYNAWRLQPTASMPPYAQGEAWAIDTWWARPGPPAH; this comes from the coding sequence ATGCGAGGTCTGCTGTTCGCGCTGGTCGGCGCCCTGGCCCCGGCCGCCTGGGCCGCCCATGGCTATGCCATCTGGGGCGACATGAAGTATCCGGCCGATTTTTCGCACTTCGCCTACGTGAACCCCGCTGCTCCCAAGGGGGGCGAGCTGCGGCTGGTGAGCAACCTGCGGGTGTCCACTTTCGACAAGTACAACCCGTTCACCATCAAGGGCAACGCGCCCGCGTATCTCTCGGGCCTGCTGTTCGACAGCCTGCTGTCGGGGGCGCTGGACGAGGTCGGCGCCGGCTACGGCCTGCTGGCCGAAGACGTGGAAGTGGCCCCGGACGGCCTGTCGGCCACCTTCCGCCTGCGGCGCGAGGCGCGCTTCCACAACGGCGAGCCGGTGCTGGCCGCCGACGTCAAGCACACCTTCGACACCCTGCTGGGGCCCTACACCTCGCCGGCCTACAAGACCGCGCTGGAGGACCTGGACGGGCTGGACGTGGTGGACGAGCGCACCGTGCGCTTCCGCTTCAAGCGCCTGAACCGCGAGATGCCGCTGACCGTGGGCGGCTTTCCCATCTTCAGCCGCCAGTGGGGCATGGATAACGGCAAGGCCAAGCGCTTCGACGAGGTGGTGATGGACATCCCCATCGGCAGCGGCCCGTACAAGATCGGCCCGGTGCGCTTCGGCAAGGACATCACCTACGTGCGCGACGCCAGCTACTGGGCGCGCGACCTGAACGTGCGCCGCGGCAGCGCCAACTTCGACCGCATCACGGTGAAGATCTACCGGGACAACACGGCCCGGCTGGAGGCGCTCAAGGCCGGCGAGTTCGACCTGATGCGGTTCTTCTCGGCCGGCGACTGGGCGCGCCGGGTGGACGGCAAGCGCTTCAAGACCGGCGAGCTGGTCAAGGGCGAGTTCAAGCACCGGCTGCCGGCCGGCTTCCAGAGCTACGTGCTCAACACCCGCCACCCCAAGCTGCGGGATGCGCGCGTGCGGCAGGCGCTGGGCCTGGCCATGGACTACGAGTGGATGAACCGGCAGATGTTCTACAACTCGTACCAGCGGGTGAAGGGCCTGTTTATGAACACGGACTGCGAGGCCACCGGCATGCCCGGCCCCGAGGAACTGGCATTGCTGGAGCCCTGGCGCGGCCAGATCCCCGATGCCGCCTTCGGCCCCATGGTCGTGCCGCCGCGTACCGACGGCGAGAGCACGCTGCGCGACAACCTGCTCAAGGCGCGCGACCTGCTGCGCCAGGCCGGCTGGCAGGTGCGCGATGGCGCGCTGCGCAACGTCCAGGGCGAGCCACTGGTGCTGGAGTACCTGGACAGCAACGAGTCCGGCGCGCGCGTGGTCACGCCCTGGGCGCGCAACCTGGAGAAGCTGGGCATCCAGCTGGTGTTCCGACCGGTGGACTTCGCGCTGTACCAGCAGCGCCTGCAGAAGTTCCAGTTCGAGATCACGACCCTGGCCTACCCGGGCACCCACACGCCGGGGCAGGAGTACGTGGACCTGTTCGGCAGCAAGGCGGCCGACACCGAGAACTCCGGCAACCTGACCGGCGTCAAGAACCCGGCGCTGGACGACCTGCTGGCCCGGATGACCGGCGCCTCCACCCGCCAGGAGCTGGTGCCGGCCTGCCGCGCGCTGGAGCGGGTCGTCGCCCACATGCACCTCATGGTCCCGCAGTGGACGGCCGGCACCCACCGCATCGCCTACAACGCCTGGCGGCTGCAGCCCACGGCCTCCATGCCGCCCTATGCCCAGGGCGAGGCCTGGGCCATCGACACCTGGTGGGCCCGTCCGGGGCCGCCGGCCCACTGA
- a CDS encoding microcin C ABC transporter permease YejB translates to MASYILKRLLLMLPTLLGVLLITFVVTQFVPGGPVEQYLAESRAGTGGEGGALTYRGDQGVDPKRIEQIKALYGFDKPPHERFLQMLGQYARFDLGRSFFQNKDVWLLIREKLPVSITLGLWTFFISYLIAVPLGVSKAVRAGSRFDLATTLLVLVGYAIPGFVLGVALLVVFGGQLQWFPLRGLTSGNWDELSLGGKVVDYLWHITLPVTAMVVGSFAVTTMLTKNSFLEEIRKQYVLTARAKGLGERRVLWKHVFRNALMPIIAGFPAAFLGAFFTGSLLIETLFSLDGLGLLSYESVIRRDYPVVLGTLYLFTLIGLVTKLMSDLMYVWVDPRVKFD, encoded by the coding sequence GTGGCCTCGTACATCCTCAAGCGCCTGCTGCTGATGCTGCCCACGCTGCTGGGCGTGCTGCTCATCACCTTCGTCGTCACGCAGTTCGTGCCCGGCGGCCCGGTGGAGCAGTACCTGGCGGAGTCGCGCGCGGGCACGGGCGGGGAGGGCGGCGCCTTGACCTACCGCGGCGACCAGGGCGTGGACCCCAAGCGCATCGAGCAGATCAAGGCCCTGTACGGCTTCGACAAGCCGCCGCACGAGCGCTTCCTGCAGATGCTGGGGCAGTACGCCCGCTTCGACCTGGGCCGCAGCTTCTTCCAGAACAAGGACGTGTGGCTGCTGATCCGCGAGAAGCTGCCGGTCTCCATCACGCTGGGCCTGTGGACCTTCTTCATCAGCTACCTGATCGCCGTGCCGCTGGGCGTGTCCAAGGCGGTTCGCGCCGGTTCGCGCTTCGACCTGGCGACCACGCTGCTGGTGCTGGTGGGCTACGCCATCCCGGGCTTCGTGCTGGGGGTGGCGCTGCTGGTGGTGTTCGGCGGCCAGCTGCAGTGGTTCCCCCTGCGCGGACTGACCTCCGGCAACTGGGACGAGCTGAGCCTGGGCGGCAAGGTCGTCGACTACCTCTGGCACATCACGCTGCCGGTCACGGCCATGGTGGTGGGCAGCTTCGCCGTGACCACCATGCTGACCAAGAACTCCTTCCTGGAGGAGATCCGCAAGCAGTACGTGCTGACGGCCCGCGCCAAGGGCCTGGGCGAGCGGCGGGTGCTGTGGAAGCACGTGTTCCGCAATGCGCTGATGCCCATCATCGCGGGCTTTCCCGCTGCCTTCCTGGGCGCCTTTTTCACCGGCTCGCTGCTGATCGAGACCCTGTTCTCGCTGGACGGGCTGGGCCTGCTGAGCTACGAGAGCGTGATCCGGCGCGACTACCCGGTGGTGCTGGGCACGCTGTACCTGTTCACGCTGATCGGGCTCGTCACCAAGCTGATGAGTGACCTCATGTACGTCTGGGTGGACCCGCGTGTCAAGTTCGACTAG
- a CDS encoding ABC transporter permease: MPPPAGLALPEHVSPGRRAWRRFRRNRLGFGSLVVFVTLVVLSLFAEVLSNDKPLVVRYEGQFYFPLVNRYPETTFGGDFLTETDFLDPFIRKQLARDGNWAIYPPNPYGPKTLNYFAKEPNPSRPTRHNLLGTDDRGRDMLAQLVYGFRLSVLFALALTAVGVVIGVVTGAIQGFFAGKTDLAFQRFIEIWDSMPELYLLIIFSAIFAPSVALLLILLSLFGWMGLSNYVRAEFLRNRQMDYVRAARALGVGNGRIMWKHILPNSMTPVITFLPFRMSAAILALTSLDFLGLGVPPGTPSLGELLSQGKNNIDAWWISLSTFAVLVVTLLLLTFMGDALRDALDPRKADA, encoded by the coding sequence ATGCCGCCGCCGGCTGGCCTGGCCTTGCCGGAGCATGTCTCGCCCGGCCGGCGCGCTTGGCGCAGGTTCAGGCGCAACCGGCTGGGCTTCGGCAGCCTGGTGGTCTTCGTCACCCTGGTGGTCCTCAGCCTGTTCGCCGAGGTGCTCTCCAACGACAAGCCGCTGGTGGTGCGCTACGAGGGGCAGTTCTACTTCCCGCTGGTGAACCGCTATCCCGAGACCACTTTCGGCGGCGACTTCCTGACCGAGACCGACTTCCTGGACCCCTTTATCCGCAAGCAGCTGGCCAGGGACGGCAACTGGGCGATCTACCCGCCCAACCCCTACGGCCCGAAAACCCTGAACTATTTCGCCAAGGAGCCCAACCCGTCGCGGCCCACGCGCCACAACCTGCTGGGCACCGACGACCGCGGCCGCGACATGCTGGCCCAGCTGGTCTACGGCTTCCGCCTGAGCGTGCTGTTCGCCCTGGCGCTGACGGCCGTCGGCGTGGTGATCGGGGTGGTGACGGGCGCCATCCAGGGCTTCTTCGCGGGCAAGACCGACCTGGCGTTCCAGCGCTTCATCGAGATCTGGGATTCCATGCCGGAGCTGTACCTGCTGATCATCTTCAGCGCCATCTTCGCGCCCAGCGTGGCCCTGCTGCTGATCCTGCTGTCGCTGTTCGGCTGGATGGGGCTGTCCAACTACGTGCGGGCCGAGTTCCTGCGCAACCGGCAGATGGACTACGTGCGCGCCGCCCGGGCCCTGGGCGTGGGCAACGGCCGGATCATGTGGAAGCACATCCTGCCCAACAGCATGACCCCGGTGATCACCTTCCTGCCGTTCCGCATGAGCGCGGCCATCCTGGCGCTGACCTCGCTGGACTTCCTGGGCTTGGGCGTGCCGCCGGGCACGCCTTCGCTGGGCGAGCTGCTGAGCCAGGGCAAGAACAACATCGACGCCTGGTGGATCTCGCTGTCCACCTTCGCCGTGCTGGTGGTCACGCTGCTGCTGCTGACCTTCATGGGCGACGCGCTGCGGGATGCGCTGGATCCTCGGAAGGCAGACGCATGA